The following nucleotide sequence is from bacterium.
ATCTCCCCCAAAAACTTGAAGCCGAAAACATCGACCCACGGGTGCCTTGGCTCTATAATTTTAAAGTGGATTTTCGGTTCAAGTAAAAACAAAATGTCAAATTAATTCAGCCTGAAAAATCGCTGATAAATCGGGGTGCTATTCTCATGTTTACTGAATTTAGCACCCTGATTTATCAGAGTGTTACAGAATAAGATAACATTTGGGATTGTAACCGCTTTAGCGGTTTACCCTCCCAAGGTATGACTCCACAGGTCGAAAAAACTTGAACATCGAGTGATACTTGAGGCTCGATACTCGATCCTTGATATTCGAGGCTCGATACTGGATCCTTCACCAGCATCCAGCATCGAGTATCGAGCATCCAGCATCGAGTATCGAGCATCCAGCATCGAGTATCCAGCATCCAGCATCGAGCATCGAGCATCGAGCACGAGCATCCAGCATCGAGTATCGAGCATCCAGCATCGAGCATCGAGCATCCAGCATCGAGTATCGAGCATCCAGCATCGAGCATCGAGCATCGAGCTAAACATCTTCGCTGTAGGTGTCCGGCAGGTCATTCTCGAATAAGACCACATCGCCGGCTTTTAAGAGATTCTTCAAGCGCTTGGTAGCTTCGGCCAGGCTCTCAACCACGATTGTCTTTTCCTTTGGGAAACCGGCCTCCCTCAGCCCTTCTAAGATAGGCTTGGTTCTTACAGGCCCCACTAATATGACGAAATCGCATACCCTGGCCGCTTCAGCGCCAAAGATTTTATTCTGCTCGAATTCCCTGTCTCCAAGCTCTATCATGCCAGGGGTTACCAGGACCTTTCTCCCCTGATCATGATTAAAGCTTTCCAGGACTTCGAGAGCGGCTCTGGCGCCAAGCGGGTTAGCATTGAACCCATCGTCAATCACGGTTACCCCCCCAGCGCCAGGAATCAACTGCAATCTATGCGGGATAGGTTCGAGCCTCTTGGCGGCTCGACTAATTTCATCTAAGCTCAGACCACATTCCAAAGCCACGGCAGCCGCGGCTAAGATATTATAAACATTATTTTTCCCCAAGAGCCTGGTTTCTATCTGGGCTGCCTCACCTGAATGTTTTTCCACGGCAAGGGTAAGCCCCTGACTGGTATTTTGAATGTCCCGAGCCGTCAATTCTACTTTGTCATCCAATCTGTCCAGGCTGTATCTGACTGCTTTGATTTTAGTCTTATCAGCCAGACCAGAACAGATTTTATCGTCATCATTAAAAACCGCTATTCCATTCCCAGGCAAGGATTCCACCAGTTCATATTTGGCCCGGGCGATATTATCAATACTTTTAAATCGTTCCAGATGCTGCGGCCCAATGGCGGTAAGAATGCCGATCTCCGGGGAGACCAATTTACATAAGTCTCTAATATCCCCCCTCTTATATGCCCCCATTTCCACAATAAATATCTGGTAGGCCGGCTCTAATTGTCCCCTGATCACTTTACAAATACCCATCGGCGTATTATAACTTTCCGGGGTCATTAATACCTTGAATTTCTGGGAGAGAATGGTGTTTAGAATGTGCTTTGTGCTTGTTTTGCCATAACTTCCTGTAATAGCAATAACTTTGGGGTGAAGCTTTCTAATCTTGTTCTTGGCAGACCTCAGATAGCATGCCTTGATTGTCTCTTCCAAAGGGTAGATGATGACATTGGCCGCCGTAAGGCTGATGGCCGCCAACTGATTCAGCCAGAAGGTAAGAGCACATAAAATCAAGAACTGAGAATAAAGCTGGTCACCTGTAAGTCGCCAAAGGGATAATCCCCCGCTGAGCAGCATCACGCCTATCACGGCCGCGGCCAGCAGGGCGATAGAAAGCCCCAAGAGTCTCCTGGCCCTCGCCGTGTAGACCAGAGGCTTCTTAGCCTTGATTCTTTTTCGCCTTACAATAAAATATGCTTCGATGGCTATCCAGGCTAAGAGGAAAAGAGGTAAGACTAAAGTCCTTAGCTTGAGAAAGGCTATAATTAGTCCCAAAACTAAAAGGCAGCCCATAGCCATACCCTCTTTTACGTCGATCAACCGTTTGGGATTATTTATCAGCCATCTCAAAAATCTTCCACTTTTATATCCCTCCAATTGGAGGATATGAAGGGCCGCGGTCGTTCGGATGATAGCTCCAGCCAGAGAAACCAGGATGGCGGCCATCAGAAGCATCCATCCATAATCAATCACGTTTGGCATTTTAATCTCCTTCTTAAAAGCCTTCCACCTTCAGTCTACCTACCTGAGTAGTTGCGAACCCTGTTGAAACCAGAGAGAAATTTAGGCAGACCTGTATTAATCTCCCAAGAAGCTGGAAACAATCCGGCAAAACTGGGGGAATTT
It contains:
- the murF gene encoding UDP-N-acetylmuramoyl-tripeptide--D-alanyl-D-alanine ligase, which encodes MPNVIDYGWMLLMAAILVSLAGAIIRTTAALHILQLEGYKSGRFLRWLINNPKRLIDVKEGMAMGCLLVLGLIIAFLKLRTLVLPLFLLAWIAIEAYFIVRRKRIKAKKPLVYTARARRLLGLSIALLAAAVIGVMLLSGGLSLWRLTGDQLYSQFLILCALTFWLNQLAAISLTAANVIIYPLEETIKACYLRSAKNKIRKLHPKVIAITGSYGKTSTKHILNTILSQKFKVLMTPESYNTPMGICKVIRGQLEPAYQIFIVEMGAYKRGDIRDLCKLVSPEIGILTAIGPQHLERFKSIDNIARAKYELVESLPGNGIAVFNDDDKICSGLADKTKIKAVRYSLDRLDDKVELTARDIQNTSQGLTLAVEKHSGEAAQIETRLLGKNNVYNILAAAAVALECGLSLDEISRAAKRLEPIPHRLQLIPGAGGVTVIDDGFNANPLGARAALEVLESFNHDQGRKVLVTPGMIELGDREFEQNKIFGAEAARVCDFVILVGPVRTKPILEGLREAGFPKEKTIVVESLAEATKRLKNLLKAGDVVLFENDLPDTYSEDV